In a genomic window of Meriones unguiculatus strain TT.TT164.6M chromosome 8, Bangor_MerUng_6.1, whole genome shotgun sequence:
- the Tor1b gene encoding torsin-1B yields the protein MRRAGAFGGCTALWVLLAARVAAAFEPVSVTIAIGAVSALTGYLYNTDLYCRFTECCHEERPLNASALKLDLEEKLFGQHLATEVILKALTGFRNNRNPKKPLTLSLHGWAGTGKNFVSQIVAENLHPKGLKSSFVHLFVSTLHFPHEQKIKLYQDQLQKWIRGNVSACGSSVFIFDEMDKLHPGIIDSIKPFLDYYEQVDGISYRKAIFIFLSNAGGDLITKTALDFWRAGRKREEIQLKDLEPVLSVGVFNNKHSGLWHSGLIDRNLIDYFIPFLPLEYRHVKMCVRAEMRARGAAVDEDIVTSVADEMTFFPKDEKIYSDKGCKTVQSRLDFH from the exons ATGAGGCGAGCCGGGGCGTTTGGGGGCTGCACGGCCCTGTGGGTGCTGCTGGCCGCCCGCGTGGCGGCGGCGTTCGAGCCCGTGAGCGTGACCATCGCCATCGGGGCCGTGTCGGCGCTCACGGGCTACCTGTACAACACCGACTTGTACTGCCGCTTCACCGAGTGCTGCCACGAGGAGCGGCCCCTCAACGCGTCGG CCCTCAAGCTGGACTTGGAAGAGAAGCTGTTTGGACAGCACCTCGCCACTGAAGTGATTCTCAAGGCACTGACTGGCTTCAGAAACAACAGGAATCCCAAGAAACCACTGACTCTGTCCTTGCACGGCTGGGCTGGCACGGGCAAGAATTTTGTCAGCCAGATTGTGGCTGAAAACCTCCATCCAAAAGGCCTGAAGAGTAGCTTTGTCCACCTCTTCGTCTCTACTCTGCACTTCCCTCATGAGCAGAAGATAAAACTGTATCAG GACCAGCTCCAGAAGTGGATCCGAGGCAATGTGAGCGCCTGCGGCAGCTCCGTCTTCATCTTTGACGAGATGGATAAATTGCACCCTGGGATCATTGACTCTATCAAGCCCTTCCTAGACTACTATGAGCAGGTGGATGGGATTTCCTACCGCAAAGCCATCTTCATCTTCCTCAG caatgcaggaggggaCCTGATAACTAAGACGGCCCTGGACTTCTGGCGggcaggaagaaagagggaggagatcCAGCTGAAGGACCTGGAGCCCGTGCTGTCTGTGGGCGTCTTCAACAACAAGCACA GTGGCCTGTGGCACAGTGGGCTGATAGACAGAAACCTCATCGACTACTTTATCCCCTTCCTGCCCTTGGAGTACAGACACGTGAAAATGTGTGTGCGGGCAGAGATGAGGGCTCGCGGGGCTGCTGTTGATGAAGACATTGTCACCAGTGTGGCAGACGAAATGACGTTTTTCCCCAAGGACGAGAAGATCTACTCAGACAAGGGCTGCAAGACTGTGCAATCACGGCTAGATTTCCACTGA
- the Tor1a gene encoding torsin-1A, protein MKLGRAALALLLLAPCVVRAVEPISLGLALAGVLTGYISYPRLYCLFAECCGQKRSLSREALQKDLDNKLFGQHLAKKVILNAVAGFLSNPKPKKPLTLSLHGWTGTGKNFASKIIAESIYEGGLNSDYVHLFVATLHFPHASNITLYKDQLQMWIRGNVSACARSIFIFDEMDKMHAGLIDAIKPFLDYYDVVDEVSYQKAIFIFLSNAGAERITDVALDFWKSGKQREEIKLRDMEHALAVSVFNNKNSGFWHSSLIDRNLIDYFVPFLPLEYKHLKMCIRVEMQSRGYEVDEDIVSKVAEEMTFFPKEERVFSDKGCKTVFTKLDYYLDE, encoded by the exons ATGAAGCTGGGCCGGGCCGCACTggccctgctgctgctggctccgTGCGTGGTTCGTGCGGTGGAGCCCATTAGCCTGGGCCTGGCCCTGGCCGGCGTCCTCACCGGCTACATCTCCTACCCGCGCCTCTACTGCCTTTTCGCCGAGTGCTGCGGCCAGAAGCGGAGCCTCAGCCGAGAGG CGCTGCAGAAGGATCTGGATAACAAGCTCTTTGGACAGCATCTTGCAAAAAAAGTCATCTTAAACGCCGTGGCTGGTTTCCTAAGCAACCCGAAACCCAAGAAACCCCTTACCCTCTCCCTCCACGGGTGGACAGGCACCGGCAAAAACTTCGCCAGCAAGATCATCGCAGAGAGCATTTACGAGGGTGGACTGAACAGTGACTATGTGCACCTGTTTGTGGCCACGCTGCACTTCCCCCACGCCTCCAACATCACCCTGTATAAG GACCAGTTACAGATGTGGATTCGAGGCAACGTGAGCGCCTGTGCCCGGTCCATCTTCATCTTTGACGAGATGGACAAGATGCATGCTGGCCTCATCGACGCCATCAAGCCTTTCCTAGACTATTACGATGTGGTAGACGAGGTCTCCTATCAGAAGGCCATCTTCATCTTCCTCAG CAATGCGGGGGCAGAGAGGATCACAGACGTGGCTTTGGATTTCTGGAAGAGTGGGAAGCAAAGGGAGGAGATCAAGCTCAGGGACATGGAGCACGCCCTGGCCGTGTCTGTCTTCAATAACAAGAACA GCGGCTTCTGGCACAGCAGCCTTATCGACCGGAACCTCATTGATTATTTCGTCCCTTTCCTGCCCCTGGAGTATAAGCACCTGAAAATGTGCATCAGAGTTGAGATGCAGTCCCGTGGCTATGAAGTAGACGAGGACATTGTAAGCAAGGTGGCTGAAGAGATGACATTCTTCCCCAAGGAGGAGAGAGTCTTCTCGGACAAGGGCTGCAAGACTGTGTTCACCAAGCTGGACTACTACCTGGATGAGTGA
- the C8H9orf78 gene encoding splicing factor C9orf78 homolog codes for MRITGKTFRRRRADSESEEDEQESEEVRLKLEETREVQNLRKRPNGVSAAALLVGEKVQEETTLVDDPFQMTTGGMVDMKKLKERGKDKVSEEEDLHLGTSFSAETNRRDEDADMMKYIETELKKRKGIVEQEEQKAKPKNAEDCLYELPENIRVSSAKKTEEMLSNQMLSGIPEVDLGIDAKIKNIISTEDAKARLLAEQQNKKKDSETSFVPTNMAVNYVQHNRFYHEELNAPIRRNKEEPKARPLRVGDTEKPEPERSPPNRKRPANEKATDDYHYEKFKKMNRRY; via the exons GTTAAAATTGGAAGAAACCCGAGAGGTGCAAAACTTGAGGAAGAGGCCAAACGGGGTGAG TGCTGCTGCCCTGTTGGTGGGAGAGAAGGTTCAAGAGGAGACTACTCTTGTG gatgaccctttccagaTGACGACAGGTGGCATGGTGGACATGAAGAAGCTGAAGGAGCGGGGCAAAGATAA GGTCAGTGAAGAGGAGGATCTGCACCTGGGGACATCGTTTTCTGCGGAGACCAACAGGAGGGATGAGGATGCAGACAT GATGAAGTACATTGAGACAGagctgaagaagaggaaggggatcGTGgagcaagaggagcagaaggccaAGCCCAAGAACGCCGAGGACTGCCTCTATGAGCTGCCAGAGAACATCCGCGTCTCCTCTGCCAAGAAGACTGAGGAGATGCTGTCCAACCAGATGCTGAGCGGCATCCCTGAGGTGGACCTGGGCATAGA tgccaagataaaaaacatcatttccaCGGAGGATGCCAAGGCCCGGCTGCTGGCAGAGCAGCAGAACAAGAAGAAGGATAGCGAGACATCTTTCGTGCCCACCAATATGGCTGTGAACTATGTGCAGCACAACCGCT TTTACCATGAGGAGCTCAATGCACCCATCCGAAGAAACAAAGAAGAGCCCAAAGCCCGGCCCTTGCGAGTGGGTGACACAGAGAAGCCAGAGCCTGAAC GGTCCCCTCCCAACCGCAAGCGTCCTGCTAATGAGAAGGCCACGGATGACTACCACTACGAGAAGTTCAAGAAGATGAACAGGCGCTACTGA